In a genomic window of Tissierella sp. Yu-01:
- the nuoE gene encoding NADH-quinone oxidoreductase subunit NuoE translates to MEFKFDKEKNKDNIEKFKLFIEEHRDMPGVLMPVLQEAQGIFGYLPLEILQMISRQLNIPMSEIYGVATFYAQFSFIPKGKNIISVCLGTACYVKGAQDILEEIEEQLNIKAGNTTPDLVFSINSCRCVGDCSKAPVILVNEDVYAKVKKDEVKSILDKYRSEV, encoded by the coding sequence ATGGAGTTCAAGTTTGATAAAGAGAAAAATAAGGACAATATTGAAAAATTCAAGTTGTTCATTGAAGAACACAGGGACATGCCTGGTGTATTAATGCCAGTTCTTCAAGAGGCCCAAGGAATATTTGGGTATTTACCACTAGAAATATTACAAATGATTTCTAGGCAGTTAAACATCCCTATGTCAGAAATTTATGGAGTAGCGACATTCTATGCTCAGTTTTCATTTATACCAAAAGGAAAGAACATCATAAGCGTATGCTTAGGTACAGCTTGTTATGTAAAGGGTGCACAAGATATTCTAGAGGAAATAGAAGAACAACTAAATATCAAGGCAGGAAATACAACACCTGATTTAGTGTTTTCAATAAACTCATGTAGATGTGTAGGAGATTGCAGTAAAGCTCCAGTTATTCTTGTTAATGAAGATGTTTATGCAAAGGTTAAAAAAGATGAAGTTAAATCAATTCTAGATAAGTATAGAAGTGAGGTGTAG
- a CDS encoding DUF1294 domain-containing protein, whose translation MKYFTAYLVLVNLITFLLFLVDKKKAQNNKWRIPEGRLLFFALIGGSLGGILGMKIFRHKTKTPKFTIGMPVLLIINIISLFYIIKIW comes from the coding sequence ATGAAATATTTTACAGCTTACTTGGTTTTAGTTAATTTGATTACTTTTTTGTTGTTTCTAGTTGATAAGAAAAAAGCTCAGAATAATAAATGGAGAATACCAGAAGGGAGATTATTATTTTTTGCTTTAATTGGTGGAAGTTTAGGTGGAATTCTTGGCATGAAAATATTTAGACATAAAACCAAGACACCAAAATTTACAATAGGAATGCCAGTGTTATTGATAATAAATATTATTAGTTTATTTTATATAATTAAAATCTGGTAA
- a CDS encoding TDT family transporter, with translation MKNIVKKLPIPITGLMLGLAALGNLIQSYSNILRNVFGLISGIILLLVLIKIFMFPKGVKEALESPAVASVFPTLSMTIMLLAGYLKPINAQLAFALWIAGIILHILLMIWFTKKFVSNFNIKKVFPSWYIVYVGIAVASVTSGAFEMQLLGKIAFYFALIAYLILLPVVLKRVFIVKGIPEPAQPGIAILSAPASLCLAGYMNSFADKSMILVWFLLIISQVTYFAVLLYMPKLLKLKFYPSYSGFTFPLVISALSLKLTNGFLTKSGNPVPILKSLVTLEELIAVTIVIYVFIRFINFLLAKETPTPIVSKK, from the coding sequence ATGAAAAACATTGTTAAGAAACTACCAATCCCAATAACCGGACTTATGCTGGGACTTGCTGCCTTAGGAAATCTAATTCAGTCCTACAGTAATATCTTAAGAAATGTATTTGGGCTTATTTCAGGTATTATTCTTTTATTAGTGTTGATAAAAATTTTTATGTTTCCAAAGGGTGTTAAGGAAGCTTTGGAAAGTCCTGCTGTAGCTAGTGTATTTCCTACATTATCAATGACAATTATGTTATTGGCGGGATATTTAAAGCCTATAAATGCTCAATTAGCATTTGCATTATGGATTGCAGGCATTATACTACATATTTTATTAATGATTTGGTTTACAAAAAAATTTGTTAGTAATTTTAATATTAAGAAGGTTTTTCCAAGTTGGTATATTGTATATGTTGGCATAGCTGTAGCAAGTGTAACTTCAGGTGCTTTTGAAATGCAATTATTAGGAAAAATTGCATTCTACTTTGCATTAATTGCATATTTAATACTACTTCCAGTAGTTTTAAAGAGAGTATTCATTGTTAAAGGAATTCCTGAGCCCGCACAACCAGGTATTGCAATCTTATCTGCACCAGCAAGCTTGTGTTTAGCAGGATATATGAATTCATTTGCTGATAAAAGCATGATCCTTGTTTGGTTCTTGTTGATTATTTCACAAGTAACATATTTTGCAGTACTTCTTTATATGCCAAAATTATTAAAGTTAAAATTTTATCCAAGTTACTCTGGCTTTACTTTCCCTTTAGTAATAAGCGCTCTTTCATTAAAGCTTACAAACGGGTTCTTAACTAAATCAGGAAATCCTGTACCTATTCTTAAAAGCCTAGTTACTCTTGAGGAATTAATAGCAGTAACTATTGTTATATATGTATTTATAAGATTTATAAATTTTCTATTGGCAAAGGAAACACCTACACCAATCGTATCCAAAAAATAA
- a CDS encoding C-GCAxxG-C-C family protein yields MTLVNTKEFTKDELLDRVTKDSEELFRTGTYFCSESVVQTINELLGMPYGADVVKLASGFPIGMGKAGCLCGAVSGGQMALGMAYGRVEGEPMPANMFEISKKLHDYIMDEYKSNCCRVITKQWKGDNFASPERKAHCITITGKVARWIANELIKDGKIEVKSEVEAV; encoded by the coding sequence ATGACATTAGTAAATACTAAGGAATTTACAAAGGATGAATTACTTGACAGAGTAACAAAGGATTCAGAGGAACTATTTAGAACAGGTACATATTTTTGTAGTGAATCTGTGGTACAAACAATTAATGAACTTTTAGGAATGCCTTATGGTGCAGATGTAGTCAAACTTGCAAGTGGATTTCCTATAGGAATGGGTAAAGCTGGGTGTTTATGTGGGGCTGTTTCAGGTGGACAAATGGCATTAGGCATGGCATATGGCAGAGTTGAAGGTGAACCTATGCCAGCAAACATGTTTGAAATATCAAAAAAATTACATGATTATATTATGGATGAATATAAATCTAATTGCTGTAGAGTAATTACTAAACAATGGAAAGGCGATAATTTTGCAAGCCCAGAAAGAAAAGCACACTGTATTACAATAACTGGTAAGGTGGCTAGATGGATTGCCAATGAGCTAATTAAAGATGGAAAGATAGAAGTTAAATCTGAGGTAGAAGCAGTGTAA
- a CDS encoding TIGR03915 family putative DNA repair protein, with translation MIYYVYDGTFDGLLTCIYEAFYRRENPDDIVPIDKLEENFLIQRYFITTDIEKSSKVYKSIEEKISLESLRRVFNAYLSELPKSGINILDYLRLGYKIGKDIDNNLANDVVRVIDKINFKVSREKHLFLGILRFKMLENDILYATLEPEFNIVGLVAPHFANRMSNENWVIHDVKRNVAAFYNKKEWIIRDFVVEDNLLIHEDEEEYEEMWKAYYKHMAIESRKNLRLKKNYMPMRYWKHLVEI, from the coding sequence ATGATTTACTACGTATATGATGGTACTTTTGATGGTTTGTTGACCTGTATTTATGAAGCCTTTTATAGACGTGAGAATCCTGATGATATTGTACCAATAGATAAATTAGAGGAGAACTTTCTTATACAGAGATATTTCATTACTACAGACATTGAAAAGTCATCGAAGGTATATAAGTCAATTGAGGAGAAAATATCTTTAGAATCTTTAAGAAGGGTGTTTAATGCGTATCTTTCTGAACTACCTAAAAGTGGCATAAACATTCTAGATTACTTAAGATTAGGATATAAAATAGGTAAAGACATAGATAATAATCTAGCAAATGATGTAGTTCGGGTAATTGATAAGATAAATTTTAAGGTATCCCGTGAGAAACATCTATTTTTAGGAATACTTAGATTCAAGATGCTTGAAAATGATATTTTATATGCAACATTAGAGCCTGAATTCAATATTGTTGGATTAGTAGCCCCTCACTTTGCAAATAGAATGAGCAACGAGAACTGGGTTATACATGATGTTAAAAGAAATGTAGCAGCTTTTTATAATAAAAAGGAATGGATTATCAGAGATTTTGTAGTTGAGGATAACTTGTTAATTCATGAAGATGAAGAGGAATATGAGGAAATGTGGAAGGCATATTATAAGCATATGGCTATTGAAAGTAGAAAAAATCTTAGATTGAAAAAGAATTATATGCCTATGAGATATTGGAAGCATTTAGTCGAAATTTAA
- a CDS encoding putative DNA modification/repair radical SAM protein, which yields MEVLDKLKVLADAAKYDVSCSSSGSNRQNKKGGLGNASEAGICHTWTDDGRCVSLLKILMTNYCIYDCTYCVNRSSNDLPRAAFTPEEIVDITINFYKRNYIEGLFLSSAVYKSPNYTMEMIYRVVQKLREVENFNGYIHVKAIPGADHEIVERVGLLVDRMSVNIELPTEESLKLLAPQKTTEKILKPMNQIRTSIIRNIEERKKFKSSPKFVPAGQTTQLIIGATPDSDLKILRLTEGLYKGYSLKRVYYSAFIPVSNSPMLASIKSPPLVRENRLYQADWLLRFYGFEAKELLDEERPDFDLSLDPKCDWALRNVHLFPIEINKADYNMLLRVPGIGVKSAIRIVQARRFSSLDFEDLKKLGIVVKRAQYFITCKGKHYGLKSMNQELIRRKIIDKSPINDGVIQLSMFDRLPSNQIGGFLT from the coding sequence ATGGAAGTTCTAGATAAATTAAAGGTATTGGCTGATGCGGCTAAATATGATGTATCCTGCTCATCTAGTGGGAGCAATAGGCAAAATAAAAAGGGTGGACTTGGCAATGCAAGTGAAGCGGGGATATGTCACACATGGACTGATGATGGAAGGTGTGTTTCTTTACTTAAGATACTTATGACTAATTACTGTATCTATGATTGTACCTATTGTGTCAACAGATCCTCCAATGATTTACCCCGTGCAGCCTTTACTCCAGAGGAAATAGTAGACATTACAATAAATTTCTATAAAAGAAACTATATAGAAGGTTTATTTTTAAGCTCTGCTGTATATAAATCACCAAATTATACAATGGAGATGATTTATCGGGTAGTACAAAAATTAAGAGAAGTAGAGAATTTTAATGGATATATTCATGTAAAGGCTATTCCAGGAGCGGATCACGAAATTGTGGAAAGGGTTGGACTACTTGTTGATAGAATGAGTGTAAATATTGAGTTGCCCACAGAAGAAAGTCTAAAACTCTTGGCTCCACAGAAGACTACAGAGAAGATATTAAAACCAATGAACCAGATTAGGACTTCCATAATTAGAAATATAGAGGAAAGGAAGAAATTTAAATCTAGCCCTAAATTTGTACCTGCAGGGCAGACTACTCAATTAATTATAGGTGCTACACCTGATAGTGACTTAAAGATACTTAGGTTAACAGAAGGATTATATAAAGGATATAGCTTAAAAAGAGTATATTATTCAGCCTTTATACCAGTATCCAATAGTCCTATGCTTGCTAGTATAAAATCTCCACCCTTGGTAAGGGAAAATAGACTTTATCAGGCAGACTGGTTGTTAAGATTCTATGGATTTGAGGCAAAGGAATTATTAGATGAGGAAAGACCTGACTTTGATTTATCATTAGACCCTAAATGCGACTGGGCACTTAGAAACGTTCATCTATTTCCAATAGAGATAAACAAGGCAGATTACAATATGCTTCTTAGAGTTCCAGGTATAGGAGTCAAATCGGCTATTCGAATTGTTCAGGCAAGAAGATTTTCCTCCCTTGATTTTGAAGACTTGAAGAAACTTGGGATAGTTGTAAAAAGAGCTCAGTACTTTATTACTTGCAAAGGTAAACATTATGGACTTAAAAGTATGAATCAAGAATTAATTAGAAGAAAGATTATAGACAAGAGCCCTATTAATGATGGTGTAATTCAACTTTCTATGTTTGACAGACTACCATCTAATCAAATTGGGGGATTTTTAACATGA
- a CDS encoding gamma-glutamyl-gamma-aminobutyrate hydrolase family protein, which translates to MKPVIGLTCSSEDLVNGSLNKLNDTYINAVYKGGATPIIIPILKNGEHIEDYLEIVDGIVFTGGGDVSPLYFGEDPINELGQIDYDRDLIEMALFQKAYEKGIPIFGICRGLQLLNIALGGDIYQDIYIQVPNVQGHTCMHNIQEGYHVINILEDSILYDIFKKNKLVVNSQHHQAIRKLGDNLKITARSNDGVIEAVESTNNKFVLGVQFHPEAMAVKYDEFLKPFRYFIDRCENLQQNICLLK; encoded by the coding sequence TTGAAGCCAGTCATAGGTTTAACATGTTCTAGTGAAGACCTAGTGAACGGAAGTCTAAATAAGTTAAATGACACTTATATTAATGCAGTTTATAAAGGAGGAGCCACTCCTATTATTATACCAATACTAAAGAATGGAGAACATATTGAAGATTACCTAGAAATAGTCGATGGAATAGTATTTACAGGTGGTGGAGATGTATCCCCATTATACTTTGGTGAAGATCCAATAAATGAATTAGGTCAAATTGATTATGATAGAGATTTAATAGAAATGGCTCTTTTCCAAAAAGCCTACGAAAAAGGTATACCTATATTTGGTATATGTAGAGGATTACAACTTTTAAATATAGCTTTAGGCGGAGACATCTACCAAGATATTTATATACAAGTTCCAAATGTGCAAGGGCACACCTGTATGCATAATATTCAGGAGGGCTATCACGTCATTAATATATTGGAGGACAGTATATTGTATGATATATTCAAGAAGAATAAATTAGTTGTTAATTCACAGCATCATCAAGCCATAAGAAAGCTTGGAGACAATCTAAAGATAACTGCTAGATCAAATGATGGTGTAATAGAGGCTGTTGAGTCTACAAATAATAAATTTGTATTAGGTGTGCAATTTCATCCTGAGGCAATGGCAGTAAAGTATGATGAGTTTTTGAAGCCTTTTAGATATTTTATAGATAGATGTGAAAACCTGCAACAAAACATATGTTTGCTAAAATAA
- a CDS encoding prolyl oligopeptidase family serine peptidase, giving the protein MEYINVIERNVLIDEIPALVMTPKNNSGLHPTVILYHGWSSSIEKQSFRGFILSSLGYQVIIPCAIHHGSREPVDHSKAENAGKYFWKIIFNNIEESTKIIQFAVKELKADPERIGVCGNSMGGFTAAGVFASNTRLKALVVFNGSCNWNASNELFLEALNMEDVKAPEELQRKLNMYNPMGNLEHIINRPILILHGDSDTLVGIEAQREFYKEVSPKYDGSERLKFVEYPKLNHFVTTNMMEEAAIWFNKYL; this is encoded by the coding sequence ATGGAGTATATTAATGTTATTGAGAGAAATGTACTTATAGATGAAATACCAGCTTTAGTTATGACGCCAAAAAATAATTCCGGATTACATCCTACTGTGATATTATATCATGGTTGGAGTTCTAGTATAGAGAAACAAAGCTTCAGAGGGTTCATACTATCAAGTCTTGGATATCAGGTTATCATCCCATGTGCAATCCATCATGGAAGTAGGGAGCCTGTTGACCATAGCAAAGCTGAAAATGCAGGGAAGTACTTCTGGAAGATTATATTTAACAACATAGAAGAATCAACTAAAATAATCCAATTTGCAGTAAAGGAATTAAAGGCGGACCCAGAAAGGATAGGGGTCTGTGGTAACTCTATGGGAGGATTTACTGCCGCTGGAGTTTTCGCATCAAATACTAGGTTAAAAGCCCTTGTAGTGTTTAATGGCTCATGTAATTGGAATGCATCTAATGAATTGTTTTTAGAAGCTTTAAATATGGAAGATGTAAAGGCGCCTGAAGAACTACAAAGAAAACTTAATATGTATAATCCTATGGGTAACCTTGAGCATATAATAAATAGACCAATATTAATATTACATGGTGATAGTGATACTTTAGTAGGTATTGAAGCTCAGAGAGAATTTTATAAAGAAGTATCACCGAAGTACGATGGTTCTGAAAGATTAAAATTTGTTGAATATCCAAAGCTAAATCATTTTGTGACTACAAATATGATGGAGGAGGCGGCAATTTGGTTCAATAAATATTTGTGA
- a CDS encoding uracil-DNA glycosylase, with the protein MAQIFKNGWEDLLKDELEKDYYKRLREFLVNEYNTRVIYPNAYDIFNALHFTDYKDVKAVILGQDPYHGPNQAHGLSFSVKPGVRIPPSLLNMYKELRDDLGYFIPNNGYLEKWARQGVLLLNTALTVRQGEANSHKNIGWEKFTDHIIELLNERKDPIVFILWGNNAISKEKLITNKWHYVIKSVHPSPLSASRGFFGSKPFSKTNNFLKSIGKEPIDWQIDNI; encoded by the coding sequence ATGGCACAGATATTTAAAAACGGTTGGGAAGATTTACTTAAAGATGAACTTGAGAAGGACTATTATAAAAGGCTTAGAGAATTTCTAGTCAATGAATATAATACAAGGGTAATATATCCAAATGCTTACGATATATTCAATGCACTTCATTTTACAGATTATAAGGATGTTAAGGCAGTCATTTTAGGACAGGACCCTTATCATGGACCAAATCAGGCCCATGGGCTATCTTTTTCAGTGAAACCTGGGGTAAGAATTCCCCCATCACTGTTAAATATGTATAAGGAACTTCGTGATGATTTAGGATATTTTATTCCTAATAATGGTTATCTAGAGAAATGGGCAAGACAAGGAGTATTGCTTTTAAATACAGCTCTTACTGTAAGACAAGGTGAGGCGAATTCACATAAAAATATAGGATGGGAAAAGTTTACGGACCATATAATTGAATTACTTAATGAAAGAAAAGACCCAATAGTCTTTATACTATGGGGTAATAATGCTATTAGTAAGGAGAAGCTCATAACTAATAAGTGGCACTATGTCATTAAATCAGTACATCCTAGTCCACTTTCTGCATCTAGGGGATTCTTTGGGTCTAAACCTTTTTCAAAAACTAATAACTTTTTGAAAAGTATAGGAAAGGAACCAATAGACTGGCAGATAGATAATATTTAA
- a CDS encoding GNAT family N-acetyltransferase translates to MIREIRKDEIDQVYNLVSFDKARNYFILLTLDGNIDLYDKIYGQWENDKLIAILLRRKSGTLQFYAKGSFDIQGFTKLISTLDYKTMIGPKSILDAFNNKSIFTHTVEGAFISKRENFDSDCYDISPGVQSIRINDLENVVNLYKKVFHSFPSKDIMEDKILSNRGRGVCIKKGKRIISAAQTDYETKKGALIVGVATDPDFKNQGLATKCVKALIKDLNRELYLQYDNLDAGRIYDKLGFKSIDRVRHYIR, encoded by the coding sequence ATGATAAGAGAAATCAGAAAAGATGAAATCGATCAAGTTTATAATCTTGTATCTTTTGATAAAGCTAGAAATTACTTTATACTATTAACTCTTGATGGAAACATTGATCTATATGATAAAATATATGGACAATGGGAGAATGATAAATTAATAGCTATACTACTGAGAAGAAAGTCTGGAACCCTGCAATTTTATGCTAAGGGTTCCTTTGATATACAGGGTTTTACAAAGCTAATTTCTACTTTAGATTATAAGACCATGATAGGTCCAAAGTCGATTTTAGATGCTTTCAATAATAAAAGCATTTTTACCCATACGGTAGAAGGAGCTTTTATTAGTAAAAGAGAAAATTTCGATAGTGACTGTTATGATATATCTCCTGGTGTGCAATCAATTAGAATTAATGATTTAGAAAATGTAGTTAATTTATATAAGAAGGTTTTTCATAGTTTTCCGTCAAAGGATATAATGGAGGATAAGATACTTTCAAATAGGGGAAGAGGAGTATGCATAAAAAAGGGAAAAAGGATAATTTCAGCTGCTCAAACTGATTATGAAACAAAGAAAGGTGCACTAATAGTAGGTGTAGCAACAGATCCAGATTTTAAGAATCAAGGACTTGCGACTAAGTGTGTTAAGGCTCTAATTAAAGACTTAAATAGAGAACTATATCTACAATATGATAATCTTGATGCAGGGAGAATCTATGATAAACTTGGATTTAAAAGTATTGATAGAGTTAGACATTATATCAGATAG
- a CDS encoding TrkH family potassium uptake protein — protein MNYGIIIKVIGYVLLVESVLLLPSFFIGLYTGEGDAAAFGITILLTLVIGFFLSRMKKGDSIISIREGLSIVSLSWIFVSLFGALPLYLTKSTSTYINALFEIVSGFTTTGATVISDVEGLTHGILFWRSFTHWVGGMGILVFSLALLPALGVGGFQLYKYESPGPVAGKIAPKLKNTAKILYTIYLGITILEVILLRIGGMSIFDSLVYTFGTVGTGGFATKNLSVGAYNSTYIHLIIAIFMTISGVNFSNYYLLLKGKVKDFLRDEEFKLYIAILVIAIVAMALNLYATTYDNLGTAFRDSYFQAASIMTTTGYSTVDFNLWSAFNKLILLVLMVIGGSAGSTAGGMKVIRILILFKMVKREVMKIFHPRAVVPIKVGGKIIPNETVSSIHSFTALYMIIFIVSTILISLEGIDIESAISSVAATLSNIGPGLNFVGPASNFGGFSQISIFYFTILMLLGRLELYTIFALIVPKKWSNEY, from the coding sequence ATGAATTATGGGATTATTATTAAGGTAATAGGATATGTATTATTAGTAGAGTCTGTCCTCTTATTACCATCCTTTTTTATAGGTTTATATACTGGAGAAGGTGACGCGGCAGCTTTTGGCATAACGATATTGTTAACTTTGGTTATTGGCTTTTTTTTATCAAGAATGAAAAAAGGTGATTCAATAATTTCCATAAGAGAAGGATTATCAATAGTATCTCTAAGTTGGATATTTGTTTCACTATTTGGAGCATTACCATTATATTTGACAAAAAGTACTTCGACATACATAAATGCTCTTTTTGAAATTGTATCTGGCTTTACTACTACTGGAGCAACTGTAATCTCAGATGTTGAGGGACTAACACATGGTATATTATTTTGGAGATCATTTACCCATTGGGTAGGAGGCATGGGAATACTAGTATTCTCACTGGCTTTGTTACCTGCATTGGGTGTTGGCGGTTTCCAATTATATAAATATGAGAGTCCAGGCCCAGTTGCAGGAAAGATTGCACCAAAATTAAAAAATACAGCAAAGATACTTTATACTATCTATTTAGGCATTACTATATTAGAAGTTATTCTTTTGCGAATCGGTGGTATGAGCATTTTCGATTCCTTAGTCTATACATTTGGAACTGTTGGGACTGGTGGATTTGCTACCAAGAATTTAAGTGTAGGAGCGTATAACTCTACTTATATACACTTAATTATTGCAATATTTATGACTATATCTGGAGTTAACTTTTCAAACTATTATTTACTTTTAAAGGGAAAGGTAAAGGACTTTTTACGTGATGAAGAATTCAAACTATACATTGCTATTTTAGTAATAGCCATAGTTGCCATGGCATTAAATTTATATGCTACTACTTATGATAATTTGGGGACTGCTTTTAGAGATTCATATTTTCAAGCTGCTTCCATTATGACAACTACGGGATACTCAACTGTTGATTTTAATCTATGGTCAGCATTTAATAAGTTAATTCTTTTGGTTTTAATGGTAATAGGAGGAAGCGCGGGCTCAACAGCAGGAGGAATGAAAGTCATTAGAATACTTATATTGTTTAAAATGGTTAAAAGAGAAGTTATGAAGATATTTCATCCTAGAGCAGTAGTTCCTATAAAAGTAGGTGGAAAGATAATTCCAAATGAAACTGTTTCAAGCATACATAGTTTTACAGCTCTATATATGATAATTTTTATTGTATCTACTATATTGATTTCCTTAGAGGGTATTGATATAGAAAGTGCTATTAGTTCGGTAGCTGCTACATTAAGCAATATTGGACCGGGTTTAAATTTTGTAGGACCAGCTAGTAATTTTGGTGGATTTAGTCAGATAAGTATTTTTTATTTCACAATATTAATGTTGCTAGGACGACTAGAACTATATACTATATTTGCATTAATTGTGCCTAAAAAATGGAGTAATGAATATTAA
- the trkA gene encoding Trk system potassium transporter TrkA codes for MKVMIVGAGKLGTKLAESMVLEDIDVTVLDNNPKKLDRINEQLDCLTVEANGIDIKALRDLGIGSYNLMIACTDSDETNTVICTLAKKLGCRSTIARIRNPEYREQLDFMKQELGIDVVVNPDLATSNVIETYLLKSYSFYSGDFADGRIQMVDFNIGIADEFVGKRLKELENFRRLLIVAISRDGQIIIPYGNTELMAWDTIYVIGQTNDISKLGNILKDNASNRKVEKVMILGGSNISIYLAKRLQSLGISVTIVEQDKERCNELSEILDDALIIHGDGTDIHLLEEEKIGSMDAFVGITGFDEENLLMALMAKHAGVPKAIAKISRPNYNKIIDKLGIDAAFNPVFITASHILKFIRGGKVVSVSLLLGGDGEVTELVVGKGVPILGKPLEDLKLPPGIIIGAIVHDNEVIIPNGKSMICENDRIIVFCLTEDLPTLRTFIRPHKGGLFGDLLNRNRND; via the coding sequence TTGAAAGTTATGATAGTTGGTGCTGGTAAATTAGGTACTAAGCTAGCCGAATCTATGGTGTTAGAGGATATTGACGTAACAGTTTTAGATAATAATCCAAAGAAACTAGATAGAATAAATGAACAACTAGATTGTTTGACAGTTGAAGCAAATGGTATAGATATTAAAGCCTTAAGGGATTTAGGCATTGGTAGCTATAATTTAATGATTGCATGTACAGATAGCGATGAGACTAATACCGTTATATGTACTTTAGCAAAGAAGTTAGGTTGTCGAAGTACAATTGCTAGAATAAGAAATCCTGAATATAGAGAACAACTAGATTTTATGAAACAGGAATTGGGCATAGATGTAGTTGTAAATCCAGACTTGGCTACTTCAAATGTTATAGAAACATATCTTTTGAAGAGTTATAGTTTCTATTCTGGTGACTTTGCAGATGGAAGAATCCAGATGGTTGATTTTAATATAGGTATTGCCGATGAATTTGTTGGTAAAAGACTTAAGGAGTTAGAGAATTTTCGACGATTGCTAATTGTTGCTATTTCCAGAGATGGTCAGATAATCATCCCTTATGGTAATACTGAATTAATGGCTTGGGATACAATTTATGTTATAGGTCAAACTAATGATATTTCAAAACTTGGAAATATTTTAAAAGACAATGCAAGTAACCGAAAAGTAGAAAAAGTAATGATACTTGGAGGAAGTAATATATCCATTTACCTTGCTAAGAGATTACAATCTTTAGGTATATCAGTAACTATTGTTGAACAGGATAAGGAACGTTGTAATGAACTAAGTGAAATATTAGATGATGCACTTATCATTCATGGAGATGGTACGGATATTCACTTACTTGAAGAGGAAAAAATCGGATCTATGGATGCATTTGTAGGAATTACGGGATTTGATGAAGAGAATCTACTTATGGCTCTAATGGCTAAACACGCAGGTGTACCTAAAGCAATAGCTAAAATTAGTAGACCAAACTATAATAAGATTATTGATAAACTAGGAATTGACGCAGCCTTTAACCCAGTTTTTATAACAGCTAGTCATATACTAAAATTCATAAGGGGTGGAAAGGTTGTATCTGTTTCATTATTACTTGGAGGAGATGGTGAAGTTACAGAGTTAGTTGTGGGAAAAGGAGTACCTATTTTAGGTAAACCTCTTGAGGATCTAAAACTTCCTCCTGGCATAATTATAGGTGCCATAGTACATGATAATGAGGTTATTATACCAAATGGTAAGTCAATGATTTGTGAGAATGATAGAATTATTGTATTTTGCTTAACTGAAGATCTACCTACCTTAAGAACATTTATTAGACCACATAAAGGTGGTTTGTTTGGGGATTTATTAAATAGAAATAGGAACGATTAG